In Haliotis asinina isolate JCU_RB_2024 chromosome 15, JCU_Hal_asi_v2, whole genome shotgun sequence, the sequence ATCTGGATAGGTAACAAGTGACTGACTATGCATTTGGGAAAATCCAAAGAGAACAGGGTGAAATTAAACTCCAGCTGTATTTGTATGATACACACAACCTGTTAACCAGGTCACaacatgttcagagataaaACCAAATCTGTTCCTGACTTAAATTGTCCCTCTAGGAGAGCCCCAAATACATGGGTAGGGTGCTGACTGAGGATTTGGTCCGATACAACATTTCAAACACAACTGCTCATCCTGGTCAacctaagggaggcaactcttcaTAGTGAATTGCTACACCTCAGACCACTGACTGAAATTTGTAGGAATATTGGTCCATTGTCATACCTGTCTCCTAGTTTGGCAGCCTCCATCTGTAGTTTCTCCTCGTATCTCTCCCGTGCGGAGTTGGCTCCATATCCAAGGAAGGTGGTCACGTACACTCGGTATATGTGTTCTGTGTCAGAGTCCTGACAGCCTAGATTCACCTCTGCAATCAGGTTCTTGGGTAGTTCTTCCCTCTGGGgacatgatgttaatgttgtattatgtcagcaatatttgagatatatggcggcggtttctaaataatcgtgtctggaccagacaatccagtgataacatcattaacattgatctacacaattgggaaacaatgatatgtgtcaaccaagtcagcaagtctgaccatcaaATCCTGTCACTTATGAGAATCATGGGTTAATGCACATGCCTTGATAGTCTATACTATTTGAACACTGACTAATTCTAattctcacctcattcagaacttcaaaagcTATCTGCACGGATCCTCCTCCCATGTCAATCATGCCAACTGTCCGTCGACGCAGGTGGGTCCTCCCGTCTTGACCAGGGAGCTTCACACTGACTAGAGCATGGTCTGAAACAAGACAGGtcattgaaattcattactgaCTGGAATGAAAGTGTCGGCTTTGTCACTCTCCTTTAtatccagagtgagtgagtttcaggCCCCTTTTGGCAATATGCCAGCATTTGGTTTggaacaccagcaatgggcttcacacattgtacctatgtggggactgaacccgggtctttggcacaacaagtgaatgctttaaccacaaggctacccgaCAGTCTGGGTATATTTTCAAGCCCATAGCTGATGCCATGAGCATAGAACAACACAGTACGTGGAATCAATCCAGCTACGCCCTGAAACAACCTTATCTTTATCAATACAGCTTCTCTCCTACCCAGGTTTCCTTATGGTCAACCTACCTTTGTCATAAGCCAGGGTCTTCCCTATCAAATGCaataaataacatgtttttcacATGTATAAGTCTACACATTTAAACATGCATCATGAAATTGTTAACTGTTATTGAGAtatcataaaacaaacaaaaaatgtctGGTATTTATCCTCTGTTCACAATGGCTACATGGTACCTAACATAGATGTTGATTTCCTGTTGATAGCTAGGTATATGGTCACATCCTTATCAATAGATATATACTATCATACCCTTCACTGTCGCAGCTGAAGAAGCATTTCTTAATAATTATACAACAAAGGGCACTGAAAAGCCTCCTTATGATCACTCTGCTAGATTCTGTCATGTCTGAAGATTCACCTTCTGGCCCATGGGAAAACTTGTTGAGGACGTAGTTGACAGCAATCCAAGCGTACACTCCTTCCAGCTTTCCACTGATCACCTCAAAGTGGTTCTCAGCCACCTGGAAGTCAAACAGCTTGGGGATGTCTGTTAGCAAGTCTGTCAGGATGGCCTTCTGAGCTCTACAATGAGACAAAAGGAAGAAAAGCATATTGCAGTGGGATAACAGAAAcatctttcagaaatatttcagcaatatcattgggGGGTACCAGGAATGGGCGCCACATGTCATgctcatgtgggaaatcaaaccctggtcttcagagtgatgagtgaacaccaCTCGTCTACCCTTAAAGTTTAAACAAGTCAGCTGTGTTAAAACGttactactggcaaacaaggttGAGCACCGAGCTGATAACTGACccgtattagcatgtatgagtgctgCCCACTGGCACTTGGTAATCTGAGTGAAGGGGTCCCAGGTTGTTCGCTATCAAGTGTTGTGAGACGGATGAAGCATGAAAGTCCTATGAGCAGGGTGTGTGCAGCTAAATGAGAatcaatttcattgtcatgcacTGCACAAGCAAGATCTAacatctgctctacctttcaaAAACCAAATGGGTTCGCTCACTGTCGTGCACCGCCTACTTTTCATAAACTTGTTCTCTGCATTGGTCCAAactatccttgtttgccagttaaATATTCCATAAAACAAGGCCAGCCTACCAGTGCCTACTGACCCCCATCTCCTGCACCCATCTTATCTGCTGTACAAATACTATTCTCAGTCTCACCTTTCAGGTATCATCCTCATGCCAGCAGTTGCCAGGATGTACAATGGAGTCTCCTTGTGGTGCTCCTTGGGAATGTACTGAGAGGCATACTGGAGAAGCTTAGCGATGTGGTCACTGGCATCATGTGGAGTGTCCTCGTATTCAGAAAGACCTGAAGAACAATCAGCCAACTTGCTATGTACCagctttatttgtttcttcGCTACTTAATGCTGCAATGGCAGGCTACATGGCAGGCTAGACAAcataatacagtgatcaacagcatgagccttGAGTGGGATATGACATGTGGcttccaagtcagtgagtctgaccatccgatcctgtcaGTAACCTCgcacgacaagcattggttgctggggaccaattctaacacagatcttcatggaCACGTTTTAACGAATAGCAAAAGTAATAGTtcaaatggaaatatatttatttatggcTATGCTGAACATGGACAACATTGTCTGAAGGTGTATTCTCTTGTTGCGACTTGTGGTGATGTGGTGACAACTTGTGGTGATGTGGTGACAACTTGTGGCATACAACTTGTGGCAAGaacaaaaatgttatttgtGTGCTTTTTATGTTGCACACAACTTGTATCTCACAAGATTCTCGCGTTTGACTTgccaatatatatttgttaagtGAAGAAGAAACCCTAGTCTTAATGTCAGTCAAAACATTGCAGTCATTGAAAAAGAAGACAAGAAAGCCTAAATCAGTATGGATCTGTCACTGAATTCTCAGGCAGAACATTCTTGCAACAAGTGAAAACCTACAAACCACTCGTTTTCTTCTCTGGGAAGATCAATGCCTTTCAGTTGTATCTCTTTATGATTTGAACATAAACAAAAGGAATGTCACTCTGAGATGGCCACAGACCTTGGAGTTTTAAATGGCCGAGAGCGTGTGACTTGTAGTAGGTATTACTATTAGGAGAAATCCCATGACTCATCACTCTGCTGTGACTAGTTGTAAGCCATCTTACTTCATTACAATGTGAGTGTTCTCACGTTGCATCTGTATTGCATGCTACACAGAGAATCTAACCGGAGTGTCTTTTGATATCTGAGGCATGTCgaggatatttttacttttatcaatgAGTGGACCATTTACTTATGCCAATGAGTGTTGATACACCTGCTATCAGAAAACACAAGGGTGAGATTCTACTTATAAAAAATCActtttcattagttttcagtgaaaaatgtatatctctgaacacagtactGCTAGCAGACTTGCTGTGCAGCAATGTCATAGCATTAAGATGTCATCAACTTCATGACATCATTGCAGTGTCAGGGAATTGTAAAATATCTACTGTCAAACTGATATCTCTTAAGAGACATCATTTGATCTCACACTTgcaatatctcctgtggaacacagttttggatgatagaAGGTGTTACTAGTACAAGGCGCACCTTGAGAACGCACCTTAACCGAGCAAGGTgtttcagagagtgataatgaCTCAGATGATTCTCTGTTCCAGTACCTACCTGGTGCGACTTTCTTCACAACCAAGTTTCCAAGACTATCTCGGAGCTGCTGGATGTTGAGCAGCTCACCAGGTTTTCCAGAATGTGGAGGCCAGTAGTAGACGTAGATGCGACTGCCGCTGCTTCCGCAGTCAATAACTATCCCATAATGCAATTTGGAACCCGGTTTGTTGGTATCATCTAATAGAGATTTATCATCCTTGGTTTCGGGATGGTTAACTGGCCTTGTTCTTACAACCatgatgagaaagaaaaggatgAAGGCGATGACAACAATGCCACCAATCAAGAAGGATTTCCGAGATGTTCCTTGTTGGTTGGCAGCAAACATGGAAGGACAGGGCCAGTTGATATATATTCTGAAACAAAGATACCAGTCCTAAAACATTCAGATTTCAGTTGGTTCGCAGCAAACATTGATGGACAGGGCAAGTTGGtatacactacccatcaaacgtttagactcacttgtAACACTCACAATATATCAAAGATAAGATTTGGTTGGGATTAAGATTAACTTGGGgaaaacaactgcaaacctaGTGCAGGAGTATGCATCAGATAAAATGAAaaacgtgcaaatatcatgAATGTAAACAGCTGGGtattggtgtaaagttttgttgagAATACACCAATTTTcacagtttcatcatttattgaactcatgacaataatcatttcaaagttactcatttgttttacattacatcagttcatgtgtaaacagtttcGTTAAACTGCATGgaagattttgcaaaatctagatAAGAACAGTTGACTAGTCTGAAGGAAGTGGCTACATTTATGCTTGGGAGTCTAAACATTTGATGGCTAGCGATATTCTGAAACATACAAATGTGAACCACCAAATGAAATAGGAAATCAACATTAGCTAATCAGAAAACAGCTCTCTCATTGATTACAGCACTTGTTTCCATAAAGTAACTTCTACTTAATGcttggaaaaatattttgacaaagcAGTCATTACTTTGTTTGGAAACTGAACAAAAGAAAGTTTTGGAATGTCTCCAAGACAGTATTTTAATTCTTCTCACAGGCTATGGATAGTCTCCTTAATATCTGATGTTTTTCCCAATGAAGATAGACATAGACAATGTCTGTCTTCGGGAGTGAGTGGGATTAGGTTtacgacacactcagcaatattccagctatatggcagtggtctataattaatcgagtctggaccagacaattcagtgatcaacaacatgagcatcaatctgcgcaactgggaactgatgacatgtgtcaaccaagtcagggagcatgaccatccgatcccattagtcgcctcttatgacaagcatagtccttTGGTTAGGACTAGTCATACACTGATCTGTATGTTACTTGATTTTTGTTCCACCAGTCTAAACTTTCCTCTtaacatatcaacatgaaaGTTATGACAATGACTCATGTACTACACACATGAAGACTGCAAGACTGTGGCTATGATGGGGATTTCATTCAAACCTCATAAAAACGAGGCCTTAGTCCCACCCAATACCTGAGCATCTGATAAAGTCAGACTACAGGTCATGTCACTCAGTCACCTTGATTTTGAAATGATCTTGAAAATGAAACTGTTAATTTGTTTCCTGATCATGCTACCTTGATGACAGCTATGGCCTGTATcacatattgatatatttttttcaaataaaaattaTTCATAAACGTTTTGAATGACTAACAAGAAATCTCACTGCTTTCCCCTACACATATACATATCGTAATTAATATGGCCTCTAAATAAACGTGAGGTGTAAAGCAGCACATCAACAACAGCAGTAATTACACCTAGTAAGCAGAAAAGCACCAGGACTCAAAGTCCATAGAAAAAATaagtgcccctttaagcaaGCTGCATATCTTAATGTGTATGAAGTAGTGCTGCAACAAATACACTGTGTGGCG encodes:
- the LOC137265785 gene encoding ectonucleoside triphosphate diphosphohydrolase 4-like, producing MSMARIYINWPCPSMFAANQQGTSRKSFLIGGIVVIAFILFFLIMVVRTRPVNHPETKDDKSLLDDTNKPGSKLHYGIVIDCGSSGSRIYVYYWPPHSGKPGELLNIQQLRDSLGNLVVKKVAPGLSEYEDTPHDASDHIAKLLQYASQYIPKEHHKETPLYILATAGMRMIPERAQKAILTDLLTDIPKLFDFQVAENHFEVISGKLEGVYAWIAVNYVLNKFSHGPEDHALVSVKLPGQDGRTHLRRRTVGMIDMGGGSVQIAFEVLNEREELPKNLIAEVNLGCQDSDTEHIYRVYVTTFLGYGANSARERYEEKLQMEAAKLGDSRPGQNTSYPILDPCLPQSMPLESEDDKSVKHYFKGTGSYEVCRTALKPLLNLTVPCQQEPCSMNGVSQPVIDHARSTFYGFSEFWYTMEDVYHKGGNYSSTVFNKYSSEFCGSSWSQLSKWYEQHLYPKADDARFKYQCFKAAWLSTVFHNGFKFPEEYRNLKSAQLINNKDVQWTLGALIYRTRYIPLRDIEKHQLEYQTAHKPSSFRMSRVFYNEYLILVCFFIVLASIVLYMQRLRLCPKRKDIRRVPSMSYFLTEEDQMEQGKKSYVYL